From Thamnophis elegans isolate rThaEle1 chromosome 12, rThaEle1.pri, whole genome shotgun sequence, one genomic window encodes:
- the LOC116515600 gene encoding IgGFc-binding protein-like, whose protein sequence is MAGLCSQDPSLTPFLVTVENNHRGNKAVSFTKVVTLEIYNFIISMSQEFPEKIQVNGIVVELPFSYENKLSIYQSGVHGFIKTDFDLRVSFDWYSYARVIVPDSYANALCGLCGNANEDQTDDFLMKDGTQAEDENQFANSWKVKDIPGCSSGCTENCPVCSNADKQTYQGPSYCGILTRKSGPFRQCHDAIDPQSYLDDCVYDTCAYQGHHETLCIAISSYMTACQAQGIQVEEWRSPSFCSMSCPPNTHYELCGNGCPATCKSLISPQKCDVPCLEGCFCDSGSIRSGDQCVSNANCGCFDQGRYYKLGEEFYPTTSCQKKCICKDNATIECQKFSCGENEECKIAKGVQGCHPIGYGKAIVLGGHHFISFDGRHFEHYGSSTYTLAQVTQHNPQLQNFTVWVENEKLGDGPLILIRNLKIFIHGSTITLQRGLKWQATVDGQLYTLPMNAADGKFWITQEGNNIIIYTTFGLTVLYDTSSYIQVSVPSTYMGHMRGLAGNFNGDTKDDFMLPNGKLTENVEEIAAAWKVPVNGVISSDGCGDRCPVCNKAQKTKYEDENFCGLIPSKTGPFIGCHSLVDPAEYFEHCLNEACTTNEVQESLCRSLQAYVAACQASGGNIRAWRSSFFCPLTCPAHSDYEPCTRTCDSTCAALSSLSQCSENCFEGCQCDEDYVFDGSQCVTMKQCGCTYRGAYLKIGEHIYSKGCTKKCTCQSAGHLQCKESSCQLGETGALREGVRGSVTLEAQCQLTAQARFTSFDGARGRYSWSGVYEIASLCDQNSASWFRLLVSVGKVYTKEMVVGKSVFFYFRGGFIQIINRERFWVNGQNIKLPYENSPVSIRKIQDKIVIDHDSEVQIYLHPDGMVTMAAKESLRGKLCAACGNFNKDHLDDLKLASGERTNNFDEVLKSWEAEDFLENCSICACNPK, encoded by the exons ATGGCCGGGCTCTGCTCCCAGGATCCTTCTCTGACCCCGTTTTTGGTCACCGTGGAGAATAACCACCGAGGCAACAAGGCAGTGTCCTTCACCAAAGTGGTGACCCTGGAAATCTACAACTTTATCATCAGTATGAGCCAAGAGTTTCCCGAAAAGATCCAG gTCAATGGCATCGTTGTGGAACTGCCCTTTTCCTATGAAAATAAACTGAGCATCTACCAGAGTGGAGTTCACGGCTTCATCAAGACAGACTTTGATCTGCGTGTCAGCTTTGACTGGTACAGCTATGCCAGAGTCATCGTTCCCGACTCTTACGCCAATGCACTCTGTGGCCTCTGTGGTAATGCCAATGAAGATCAAACTGATGACTTTCTCATGAAAGATGGAACCCAAGCAGAGGATGAAAATCAATTTGCAAACAGCTGGAAGGTGAAAGATAttcctggctgctcttctggatGCACTGAAAATTGCCCAGTGTGCAGTAATGCTGATAAACAAACCTACCAAGGTCCATCCTACTGTGGGATTCTTACAAGAAAGAGTGGGCCTTTCAGGCAATGCCATGATGCCATTGATCCTCAGTCTTATCTTGATGATTGTGTCTATGATACCTGCGCATATCAAGGTCACCATGAGACCCTCTGTATTGCCATCAGCTCCTACATGACAGCATGTCAAGCTCAAGGCATCCAAGTTGAGGAGTGGAGATCACCATCCTTCTGCA GTATGTCTTGCCCACCTAACACCCACTATGAGCTCTGTGGCAATGGTTGTCCAGCCACATGCAAGAGCCTCATCTCACCGCAGAAGTGTGATGTTCCATGCCTGGAAGGATGTTTTTGTGACTCTGGATCTATCCGCAGTGGGGATCAGTGTGTTTCAAATGCAAACTGTGGCTGTTTTGACCAAGGCCGATACTACAAACTGGGAGAAGAGTTTTATCCCACCACTTCCTGCCAGAAAAAGTGCATCTGCAAGGATAACGCAACCATAGAATGTCAAAAGTTCTCTTGTGGAGAAAATGAGGAATGCAAGATTGCAAAAGGCGTTCAAGGCTGCCACCCCATAGGCTATGGAAAGGCCATTGTATTGGGGGGacatcatttcatttcctttgatGGAAGGCATTTTGAACACTACGGCTCCTCTACTTATACCTTAGCTCAAGTCACCCAGCACAATCCTCAGCTCCAGAACTTCACTGTGTGGGTAGAGAATGAGAAGCTTGGTGATGGTCCTTTAATTCTAATCCGGAATCTGAAGATCTTCATTCATGGTTCCACAATCACCCTTCAGAGGGGACTAAAGTGGCAGGCCACG GTGGATGGACAGTTGTATACCCTGCCAATGAATGCAGCTGATGGGAAATTCTGGATCACCCAAGAAGGGAACAACATCATTATCTATACAACCTTTGGCCTCACAGTCCTCTATGATACTTCTTCATATATTCAGGTTTCTGTGCCCAGTACTTACATGGGTCATATGCGTGGCCTAGCTGGCAACTTCAATGGGGATACGAAGGATGACTTCATGCTACCTAATGGAAAACTCACTGAAAATGTGGAAGAAATTGCGGCTGCTTGGAAGGTCCCAGTGAATGGTGTAATTTCTTCTGATGGCTGCGGGGACAGATGTCCAGTCTGCAACAAAGCCCagaaaacaaaatatgaagaTGAGAACTTCTGTGGATTGATCCCATCCAAGACAGGTCCATTCATAGGCTGCCATTCACTGGTGGACCCTGCAGAATATTTTGAACACTGTTTGAATGAGGCCTGCACAACCAATGAGGTTCAGGAGTCCCTTTGTCGAAGTCTTCAAGCCTATGTAGCTGCTTGCCAGGCATCTGGTGGCAACATTAGAGCCTGGAGAAGCTCTTTCTTCTGCC CTCTCACCTGTCCGGCCCACAGCGACTATGAGCCATGTACCAGAACTTGTGATTCCACCTGTGCCGCCTTGTCTAGTCTAAGTCAGTGTTCAGAGAACTGCTTTGAAGGCTGTCAGTGTGATGAAGACTATGTCTTTGATGGATCTCAGTGTGTAACCATGAAGCAATGTGGCTGCACATATCGCGGAGCCTACCTCAAG ATCGGCGAGCACATTTACTCGAAAGGCTGCACAAAAAAATGCACCTGCCAGTCAGCAGGCCACCTCCAGTGCAAAgaaagcagctgccagcttgGAGAGACCGGTGCCCTTCGGGAAGGCGTGCGTGGCAGCGTGACGCTGGAAGCTCAATGCCAACTCACTGCCCAAGCACGTTTCACTTCTTTCGATGGTGCCAGAGGGAGATATTCCTGGAGTGGAGTCTACGAAATAGCTTCTCTTTGTGACCAGAACTCTGCCTCCTGGTTCAGGCTGTTAGTGAGCGTTGGAAAAGTGTATACGAAGGAGATGGTGGTTGGAAAATCTGTCTTCTTTTACTTTCGAGGTGGCTTCATTCAGATAATAAACCGAGAAAGGTTTTGG GTAAACGGTCAGAATATAAAGCTGCCATATGAGAACAGCCCTGTGTCCATTAGGAAAATTCAAGATAAAATTGTTATTGACCATGATTCTGAAGTGCAAATTTATCTCCATCCTGATGGGATGGTGACAATGGCAGCCAAGGAGAGCCTCAGAGGGAAGCTGTGTGCCGCCTGTGGAAACTTCAACAAGGACCATTTGGATGACTTGAAGCTGGCCAGTGGAGAGAGAACAAATAATTTTGATGAAGTACTCAAGTCCTGGGAGGCGGAAGATTTTCTTGAAAATTGTTCCATCTGTGCTTGCAATCCGAAGTAA